The following proteins are encoded in a genomic region of Chelmon rostratus isolate fCheRos1 chromosome 3, fCheRos1.pri, whole genome shotgun sequence:
- the clgn gene encoding calmegin yields the protein MKLDRGWMWCLLLLSSLAVAAVAAQDKQLEDDVSDANEDMGLDEEELKVLMAEEEEEEEEEATVMDEDQSDETATASGKAGTDANVSFQVTYKTPIPTGDVYFAETFDDGSLVRWQLSKTVKGDADDDIAKYDGKWAVEQLKENKVPGDQGLVLKSRAKHHAIAAMMDKPFVFQDEPLVLQYEVNFQDGIDCGGAYVKLLSDTGSLNLEQFQDRTAYTIMFGPDKCGEDYKLHFIFRHQNPLNKDLEEKHAKRPDVDLKKFYTDKKTHLYTLVLNPDNSYEMFIDQSSVSRGSLLHDVVPPVNPPKDIDDPNDSKPEDWDERAKIPDPEAVKPDDWDEDAPAKIEDPDALKPEGWLDDEAEFVPDPNAEKPEDWDEEMDGEWEAPQIPNPACETAPGCGEWKRPKINNPQYKGKWKAPLVDNPNYQGVWKPRKIDNPDYFEDLQPFRMAPFKALGLELWSMTSDIYFDNFIITSHKEVADRWASDSWGLKKLVASANEPGIFAQLMMAAEERPWLWVIYILTVGLPVGLTVLFCWPKKSDDDYVYKKVDLPQADIEEEEEEDEEEEEEAAADEEDKEAEATEGAAAAATEEAEEEEEEKDGADAEGDNLEGEEEEEEEEEEEEEEEESKAPERTIEDELKDGGDATKESHKQAVRKRRVRKD from the exons ATGAAGCTGGACAGGGGTTGGATGTGGTGCCTGTTGCTTCTGTCCTCCCTGGCTGTGGCAGCTGTGGCAGCCCAGGACAAGCAGTTGGAGGATGATGTTTCAGACGCCAATGAAGATATGGGCTTGGACGAGGAGGAATTAAAGGTTCTGatggcagaagaagaagaagaagaggaggaggaggcaacGGTGATGGATGAAGACCAGTCTGATGAGACGGCCACAGCAAGTGGGAAGGCTGGAACTGatgcaaatgtttcttttcaa gtaACATACAAGACTCCTATTCCCACTGGAGATGTCTACTTTGCAGAGACGTTTGATGATGGATCACTGGTCAG ATGGCAGCTGTCAAAGACGGTCAAGGGGGATGCAGATGATGACATTGCCAAATATGACG ggAAGTGGgctgtggagcagctgaaggagaaCAAAGTTCCAGGAGACCAGGGTCTGGTGCTCAAGTCCCGGGCCAAGCACCACGCAATCGCAGCAATGATGGACAAACCCTTCGTCTTCCAGGATGAACCTCTGGTCTTACA GTATGAGGTGAATTTCCAGGACGGTATTGACTGTGGTGGAGCATACGTCAAACTGCTTTCAGACACTGGCAGTCTCAATCTG GAGCAATTCCAAGACCGTACAGCCTACACCATCATGTTTGGACCGGACAAATGTGGCGAAGACTACAAGCTGCACTTCATCTTCCGCCACCAGAACCCTCTGAACAAAGACTTGGAGGAGAAGCATGCCAAGAGGCCCGATGTCGACCTTAAGAAGTTCTACACCGACAAGAAGACTCACCTCTACACTTTGG TCCTGAACCCAGACAACAGCTACGAGATGTTCATCGACCAGTCTAGCGTGAGCCGCGGCAGCCTGCTGCATGACGTGGTGCCTCCAGTCAACCCGCCCAAAGACATAGATGACCCAAATGACTCCAAGCCGGAAGACTGGGACGAGAGGGCCAAGATTCCTGACCCTGAGGCCGTCAAGCCCGATGACTG gGATGAAGATGCTCCAGCAAAAATTGAGGACCCTGATGCTTTGAAGCCAGAGGGCTGGCTGGACGACGAAGCAGAGTTTGTCCCCGACCCTAACGCTGAGAAACCAGAAGACTg GGAcgaggagatggatggagagtgGGAAGCCCCGCAGATTCCCAACCCGGCCTGTGAAACGGCCCCTGGCTGTGGGGAGTGGAAGCGTCCCAAGATCAACAATCCTCAGTACAAGGGCAAATGGAAAGCCCCTCTGGTGGACAATCCCAACTATCAG GGAGTCTGGAAGCCGCGTAAGATCGATAACCCGGACTATTTTGAGGACCTGCAGCCATTCAGGATGGCACCTTTCAAGGCTCTGGGCTTGGAGTTGTGGTCAATGACCTCGGATATCTACTTTGACAACTTCATTATCACCTCTCACAAGGAGGTGGCTGACCGCTGGGCCTCTGACAGCTGGGGGCTGAAGAAACTGGTGGCCAGCGCTAACGAG ccAGGGATTTTTGCTCAGCTGatgatggcagcagaggagcGACCGTGGCTCTGGGTGATCTACATCCTGACAGTTGGCTTGCCTGTAGGACTGACTGTGCTCTTCTGCTGGCCAAAG AAATCAGATGACGACTACGTGTACAAGAAGGTGGATCTTCCCCAGGCTGATatagaagaagaggaggaggaggatgaagaagaagaagaggaggcagcagcagatgaggaagacaaagaagCTGAGgctacagagggagcagcagctgcag caacagaagaagctgaggaggaggaggaggagaaggatggaGCTGATGCGGAAGGTGACAATctagagggggaggaggaggaggaggaggaggaagaggaggaggaggaagaggaggaaagcaaAGCTCCCGAGAGAACAATAGAAGATGAG